In Kordiimonas pumila, a single genomic region encodes these proteins:
- a CDS encoding enoyl-CoA hydratase/isomerase, with the protein MTLDHQNFETLAVTVNEKICSIQFNRPEAGNSINAQLVEEFDAVTRYCADAQNGISILLLEGNSEAFSSGGDFNAAASGSAAPDAGQLYDIWHRMTSGPFVSISLVEGRVNAGGIGFIAASDVVLAGPSATFGLSEMLFGLFPACVLPFLIRRVGRQKAHYMTLMTKTIDVQEALSWHLVDQTSDNTALMLRQHLTRLQRLDKQAITTYKSYMNGIHGNDLLATRKPATDANQSMFSDAKIQANIKRYVDELKFPWEA; encoded by the coding sequence ATGACGTTAGACCACCAAAACTTCGAAACCCTTGCTGTGACAGTGAATGAAAAAATCTGCAGCATTCAGTTCAACAGGCCAGAGGCCGGAAACAGTATAAATGCGCAGCTTGTAGAAGAATTTGATGCCGTTACCCGTTACTGCGCAGATGCGCAAAACGGCATTTCTATCCTGCTTCTAGAAGGGAATAGCGAGGCTTTTTCATCAGGTGGTGACTTTAATGCCGCGGCCAGCGGTAGTGCGGCGCCAGACGCAGGCCAGTTATATGATATATGGCACCGTATGACTTCTGGCCCTTTTGTTTCCATTTCACTAGTTGAAGGCCGGGTCAATGCAGGTGGGATTGGCTTTATTGCAGCATCAGATGTCGTGCTTGCCGGGCCATCGGCAACCTTTGGTCTTTCTGAAATGTTGTTTGGGCTTTTTCCAGCATGTGTACTGCCTTTTCTTATACGCCGTGTTGGCCGCCAGAAAGCGCATTATATGACGTTAATGACCAAGACTATTGATGTGCAGGAGGCGCTTTCATGGCACCTTGTTGATCAAACATCTGACAATACCGCGCTTATGCTTCGCCAACACCTTACCCGACTTCAACGGCTGGATAAGCAAGCTATCACTACCTACAAAAGCTACATGAACGGCATTCACGGCAATGACTTGCTGGCAACAAGAAAGCCTGCCACAGATGCCAACCAAAGCATGTTCTCAGACGCCAAAATTCAAGCCAATATTAAACGCTATGTGGATGAACTGAAATTCCCTTGGGAAGCCTAA
- a CDS encoding cyclic peptide export ABC transporter, with the protein MAIRRFLQEANPKDIKKMLWLTLVAGCANAFLIVVINQVAVLIAQGQRPTWFEVITFLTAFVLYYVCNKKALLDANNIIENLLKNLRINIADKLRQSELRTVNKVGRGRLYSLLAYETNHLSVTFPILVENFQQAVLLAVAMIYLGYLSLAALAVFFIAVLCGILIYAYINENYSEVLETVARQQEKVLDLYGDLIHGSKEIRLNQKRSKDIMNVFFNESDNTEELLTNSGKQWTMMVLLSAFVMDLMLGIVAFVFPHYIEGHSDIIFQLIPTLLFCFAPLSKMVAHSPLFIRAGVGLSSIYQMEKEIESARGVSTAVARNKGKKFQDFKEIRFKDVIYEYTDKQGAAVFTSGPWDLEVKRGELTFLVGGNGSGKSTALRLMSGLYNWDAGQLFVDGDEVTVKDVAGFRELFTTIFSDFHLFDRLYGLEHVDPEEVEKLLKIMDLADKVQFKNGRFSDTHLSTGQRKRLALITAILEDRPIYLLDEWSAEQDVHFREYFYTSILTDLRARGKTVIVVTHDERFWHLADRVVKFDLGQIEWDSKGDKSSYN; encoded by the coding sequence ATGGCAATTAGGCGATTCCTGCAAGAGGCGAACCCCAAAGACATAAAGAAAATGCTCTGGCTTACACTGGTTGCCGGATGCGCGAATGCATTCCTTATTGTTGTTATTAACCAAGTTGCCGTTTTGATAGCGCAAGGTCAGCGCCCTACATGGTTTGAGGTTATCACGTTTCTGACAGCCTTTGTTTTGTATTATGTGTGCAATAAAAAGGCTCTATTGGACGCGAATAACATTATTGAAAATCTGCTTAAAAACTTGCGCATAAATATTGCTGATAAGTTACGGCAGTCTGAGTTGAGAACGGTTAATAAAGTGGGCAGGGGCAGGCTGTATTCTTTGCTTGCGTATGAGACAAACCACCTTTCCGTAACGTTTCCAATTCTAGTGGAAAATTTCCAACAGGCTGTGTTGCTCGCCGTTGCAATGATTTATTTGGGCTACTTATCTCTTGCGGCTTTGGCGGTTTTCTTCATTGCGGTACTTTGCGGAATTTTGATCTATGCGTACATCAATGAAAATTACAGTGAAGTATTAGAAACTGTTGCGCGCCAGCAAGAGAAAGTCCTCGATTTATACGGTGATCTTATTCATGGCAGTAAGGAAATCAGACTAAATCAAAAGCGCAGCAAAGACATCATGAATGTTTTTTTCAATGAGTCTGATAATACAGAGGAATTATTAACAAATTCAGGTAAACAGTGGACCATGATGGTGCTGTTAAGCGCCTTTGTAATGGACCTGATGCTTGGCATTGTGGCTTTTGTCTTCCCTCACTATATTGAGGGGCATAGTGATATTATTTTCCAACTTATACCCACTTTGCTGTTCTGTTTTGCACCTCTGTCTAAAATGGTGGCGCATTCTCCTTTGTTTATTCGTGCGGGTGTTGGGTTATCGAGCATTTACCAAATGGAAAAGGAAATTGAATCCGCGCGAGGCGTTTCTACAGCAGTAGCTAGAAACAAGGGTAAGAAGTTTCAGGACTTTAAGGAAATAAGATTTAAAGACGTTATCTACGAATATACGGACAAACAGGGTGCGGCTGTTTTTACCTCCGGCCCGTGGGACCTAGAAGTAAAACGCGGCGAGCTGACTTTTTTGGTTGGCGGTAATGGCAGTGGCAAATCCACAGCCCTACGGCTTATGTCTGGGCTTTATAACTGGGATGCGGGCCAATTATTTGTCGACGGCGATGAAGTTACTGTAAAGGATGTGGCGGGTTTCAGGGAATTGTTTACAACAATTTTCAGTGACTTCCATCTGTTTGACCGCTTATACGGCCTGGAGCATGTTGATCCTGAGGAAGTTGAAAAACTCTTGAAGATAATGGACCTTGCGGACAAAGTTCAATTTAAAAATGGACGGTTTAGTGACACACACCTGTCAACGGGCCAGCGTAAACGGTTGGCGCTGATCACCGCTATTCTTGAAGACCGTCCAATATATTTGTTAGATGAATGGTCAGCCGAGCAGGATGTTCATTTTAGAGAGTATTTTTATACTTCAATACTAACTGACCTTAGAGCCAGAGGGAAAACGGTTATTGTTGTCACGCATGATGAGCGGTTTTGGCATTTGGCTGATAGGGTTGTGAAATTCGACTTGGGTCAAATTGAATGGGACAGTAAAGGTGACAAGAGTTCATATAATTAA
- a CDS encoding cyclic peptide export ABC transporter, whose translation MHILRLLRLNKVRFTWNMLYVTVLAGLASAVLLALVNTAAERTHLGEPVSAQLVILYLITFGIFYVSNQASLYRANQFVQSRLNVLRNRIASKIQKADLRSLEQIEHGNIYSVLSQEMNHFSHHFTLLSSAAQSAVLLVLCLGYIALLSFAAFVVVTSATVFALFYFWRRRVVLNDAMVSVNIREAEMLGSLQHYTEGFQEIRLNADKSDALHAQFQKIINELEEIVVGVGAKWVVMLLFSNAFLYALVGVVIFILPLFFQGYTDTIYKIVTASIFLVGPVSAITSAAPMFVKANIGLGHVFELEESLEKGQEFEDYHAAQSLHFNKFKSIRLEDIKFRYHKEKDGFQTGPWTLEINRGDCIFLMGGNGSGKSTAFKLICGLYQVSDGKIYVDDVEVIKKLLPEYRSLFSCIFPDFYLFDELYGLRGVSPEKVNEMIKWMQLEDKVTFQNNRFSTQDLSSGQRKRLALIVSMLEDREIYLLDEWAADQDAHFRELFYVEILPKLKAMGKTVLVITHDDRYWHVADRSIHLETGKMREGAPKGYFLGNGGDNGN comes from the coding sequence ATGCATATTCTTCGATTACTTCGACTTAATAAAGTTCGTTTTACATGGAATATGCTCTATGTGACTGTTTTGGCGGGCTTGGCGAGTGCTGTTTTGCTGGCTTTGGTTAACACAGCTGCAGAGAGAACCCATTTGGGTGAACCTGTTAGCGCCCAGCTGGTTATTCTATACCTGATTACCTTTGGTATTTTTTATGTTTCAAATCAGGCATCTCTGTACCGGGCAAACCAGTTCGTGCAAAGTCGCTTGAACGTTCTCAGAAACCGAATTGCCAGTAAAATTCAAAAAGCAGACCTTCGTTCTCTTGAGCAGATTGAACATGGGAATATCTATTCAGTTCTTTCGCAGGAAATGAATCATTTCAGCCATCATTTTACTTTGTTGTCCAGCGCGGCACAAAGTGCGGTTTTATTAGTTCTATGCCTTGGCTACATAGCGTTACTGTCCTTTGCCGCTTTTGTAGTTGTGACGAGTGCCACTGTTTTTGCGTTATTTTATTTTTGGCGCCGCCGGGTTGTCCTGAATGACGCTATGGTTTCAGTGAATATACGAGAAGCTGAAATGCTAGGGTCCCTGCAGCATTATACAGAAGGCTTTCAGGAAATTCGCCTTAACGCCGATAAAAGCGATGCGCTGCACGCACAATTTCAAAAAATCATTAATGAGCTGGAAGAGATTGTGGTTGGTGTTGGGGCTAAGTGGGTTGTGATGCTGTTATTCAGTAACGCCTTCCTTTATGCGCTGGTTGGTGTCGTAATCTTTATTTTACCGCTCTTTTTTCAGGGGTATACCGATACAATCTATAAAATTGTGACAGCGTCTATTTTTCTGGTTGGGCCTGTTTCTGCCATCACTTCGGCGGCGCCTATGTTTGTGAAAGCTAACATTGGATTGGGTCATGTTTTTGAATTGGAAGAAAGCTTGGAAAAGGGCCAAGAATTTGAAGATTACCACGCCGCCCAGTCGCTTCATTTCAATAAGTTTAAATCTATACGCTTGGAAGATATTAAGTTCCGGTACCACAAGGAGAAGGATGGATTTCAAACAGGCCCATGGACATTGGAGATTAATCGGGGCGATTGCATTTTCCTGATGGGAGGAAACGGTAGCGGTAAATCAACAGCCTTTAAGCTAATCTGCGGTTTGTACCAGGTCAGTGATGGTAAGATTTATGTTGATGATGTGGAAGTCATCAAAAAACTTCTGCCCGAATATCGCAGCTTATTTTCGTGCATTTTTCCTGACTTTTATTTGTTTGATGAGCTTTACGGTCTAAGAGGTGTTTCCCCGGAAAAAGTCAACGAAATGATTAAATGGATGCAGCTAGAGGATAAGGTTACTTTCCAGAATAATCGGTTTTCAACACAGGACCTATCTAGCGGGCAGCGCAAGAGGCTTGCGCTTATCGTTAGCATGCTGGAAGACCGCGAAATATATTTGCTGGATGAATGGGCTGCTGATCAGGATGCTCATTTCCGCGAACTGTTTTACGTTGAAATCCTGCCAAAATTAAAAGCGATGGGCAAAACGGTTTTGGTGATAACCCACGACGATAGATACTGGCATGTTGCAGATCGCAGTATTCATCTTGAAACTGGAAAAATGCGAGAAGGTGCGCCCAAAGGGTATTTCCTTGGCAATGGGGGCGACAATGGCAATTAG
- a CDS encoding hydroxymethylglutaryl-CoA synthase family protein, translated as MHQNVGIEAMNLYGGRASLDVHKLAEYRNLEINRFENLLIDEKTVALPCEDPVSFAVNAAKPIIDALSEEEKSRIEMVVTCTESGIDFGKSISTYIHNLLNLPSNCRLFEIKQACYSGAAGLQMALNFLLSGTSPGAKALVITTDISRFALDDKNAVQEWAYSEPTSGAGAVAMLVSDKPDIFRIDPGAYGNHAFEVMDTCRPGPDTEAGDADLSLMAYLDCCNGAYTDYARRVEGADFKKSFQYLCFHTPFGGMVKGAHRHLMRKLYKTPSPEIESDFNERLMPSLAYGRRVGNTAGGGIFVALTGVIDNAPISAPLRIGIFSYGSGCCSEFFSGTVTPDGQKVLAKMNIDQALKKRHLLSMDEYEWLLSGEQTLRFGTKDANISLDNIPGVSSNGTGKNWLVLEGVSDYHREYRWV; from the coding sequence ATGCACCAAAATGTTGGCATTGAAGCCATGAACCTGTACGGCGGGCGTGCTTCGCTGGATGTTCATAAGTTAGCTGAATACAGAAACCTTGAAATCAATAGATTTGAAAATCTGTTGATTGACGAAAAAACCGTTGCCCTTCCCTGTGAAGACCCTGTGAGCTTCGCGGTTAATGCCGCTAAACCGATCATTGATGCCTTAAGTGAAGAGGAAAAAAGCCGCATAGAAATGGTTGTCACCTGTACTGAATCAGGGATCGATTTTGGCAAGTCTATCAGCACTTATATCCACAACCTCTTAAATCTGCCATCCAATTGCCGGTTGTTTGAAATCAAGCAAGCTTGTTACTCAGGGGCTGCTGGCCTGCAAATGGCCCTTAATTTTCTTTTGTCGGGAACATCGCCGGGTGCCAAAGCACTTGTTATTACCACTGATATTTCAAGATTTGCCCTAGACGATAAAAATGCAGTGCAAGAATGGGCGTATTCAGAGCCGACATCTGGCGCGGGGGCTGTTGCCATGCTGGTTTCTGACAAGCCCGATATATTCCGGATTGACCCCGGGGCATACGGTAATCATGCCTTTGAAGTTATGGACACATGCAGACCCGGCCCAGACACAGAAGCCGGAGATGCAGACTTGTCACTGATGGCCTATCTTGACTGCTGCAACGGTGCCTATACTGATTACGCGCGCCGTGTTGAAGGAGCCGACTTTAAGAAAAGTTTCCAATACCTCTGTTTCCACACACCCTTTGGTGGCATGGTAAAAGGGGCGCACCGCCATTTGATGCGCAAACTATACAAAACACCCTCTCCTGAAATTGAAAGCGATTTTAATGAGCGGCTAATGCCCAGCCTCGCGTATGGTCGCAGAGTTGGCAATACGGCAGGGGGCGGTATTTTTGTTGCTTTAACAGGTGTTATTGATAACGCGCCTATCAGTGCCCCCCTCAGGATCGGGATTTTTTCATACGGCTCAGGGTGTTGCTCAGAGTTCTTTAGCGGCACGGTAACGCCAGATGGCCAAAAAGTCTTAGCTAAAATGAACATTGATCAGGCATTAAAAAAGCGTCATCTATTGTCCATGGACGAATATGAATGGTTGCTTAGTGGTGAACAGACTTTACGGTTTGGCACCAAAGACGCCAATATTAGTCTTGATAACATTCCGGGGGTATCATCAAACGGCACAGGTAAAAACTGGCTCGTATTAGAGGGCGTGTCAGACTATCATCGCGAATATCGCTGGGTATAA
- the asnB gene encoding asparagine synthase (glutamine-hydrolyzing), with the protein MCGIVGLVSADFPAGELPQIISNALSAIGHRGPDGSGYVVADDFVMGTVRLAILDQKAGIQPISDEEGRYWLCYNGEVYNYRELKAELEEKGHIFKTQCDTEVVLRAWIEWGEGCLSRFNGGYAFALYDRRTKRMVLARDRFGKRPLFYHVRGNALYFASEMKAFLAIPGFAFEQDPAQLGSIVAQWTPLPDQTGFKHVHSLPMGQFLSFLNGEIACHTYYQLTFDSSRQVTNEKDAVEQIRAELDKSVSLRLRSDVEVGVYLSGGIDSAIVAHLARQYNNHDLYTFSVTFEDSQFDESLEQNLVSQHIGTKHLAKHITYKDIVDAFPDAVYHAEIPAFRSAFVPMYLLSELTAENNIKVILSGEGADEAFLGYDLFKETILRSEWDDLSEDLRSERLSSFYPHLAHYAGGSNAAVAGLYQQFSKENMPGLFSHEIRFQNGRFSARLMMPDGAQDPFADIMGLTQSSGEFASMSAVQKAQWLEYKTLLSGYLLSTQGERMSLSHGVENRCPFLDLAVIDVAAATNLKFDNGFREKRLLREAFRADLPAEVVDKRKFPYRAPDTEAFIAEKPDYLDLVLSDSELSKLPFINKKFAGLLTKKLINTAPEKISTKEHQTFMFLLGIAMTNHFFVERSGRGASGKLGNLPPLQKVVDLRT; encoded by the coding sequence ATGTGCGGTATTGTGGGGCTTGTAAGTGCTGACTTCCCTGCTGGTGAATTGCCGCAAATAATCTCTAATGCCTTATCTGCTATTGGCCATAGGGGGCCTGACGGTTCTGGTTATGTTGTGGCGGATGATTTTGTTATGGGAACCGTTCGGCTTGCTATTCTGGACCAGAAAGCTGGGATACAGCCCATATCAGATGAAGAGGGCCGGTACTGGCTGTGTTATAACGGTGAAGTTTATAATTACCGTGAATTGAAGGCAGAGCTGGAAGAAAAAGGCCACATTTTTAAAACCCAGTGTGATACCGAGGTTGTACTGCGGGCTTGGATTGAATGGGGAGAAGGCTGTCTGTCTCGTTTTAATGGGGGCTATGCTTTTGCGCTTTATGATCGCCGTACCAAACGAATGGTTTTGGCGCGGGACAGGTTTGGTAAACGACCGCTATTCTATCACGTTAGGGGGAATGCTCTCTATTTCGCATCCGAAATGAAAGCCTTTTTGGCCATTCCGGGCTTTGCTTTTGAACAGGATCCGGCACAGCTTGGGTCTATTGTTGCGCAGTGGACGCCCTTGCCAGATCAAACAGGTTTTAAGCATGTTCACAGTTTGCCAATGGGTCAGTTTCTATCGTTCCTGAACGGTGAAATAGCATGTCATACATACTATCAGCTTACTTTTGATAGCTCGAGACAAGTTACAAATGAAAAAGACGCGGTTGAACAAATAAGGGCGGAACTTGATAAGAGTGTTTCCCTGCGCCTTAGAAGTGATGTTGAGGTGGGTGTTTATCTCAGCGGTGGCATCGATTCTGCCATTGTTGCGCATTTAGCAAGGCAATATAATAATCATGACCTCTACACGTTTTCTGTAACATTTGAGGACAGTCAGTTTGATGAATCGCTAGAGCAAAACTTGGTCTCTCAGCACATTGGAACCAAACATCTAGCAAAGCATATCACGTATAAAGATATTGTGGATGCGTTTCCGGATGCTGTTTATCACGCTGAAATTCCAGCATTCAGAAGTGCCTTTGTGCCCATGTATTTATTGTCTGAATTAACCGCAGAAAATAATATAAAAGTAATTCTAAGCGGTGAGGGGGCAGATGAAGCATTTTTAGGATATGACCTGTTTAAAGAAACTATCCTGCGAAGTGAATGGGATGATTTATCCGAGGACTTGCGTAGTGAGCGGCTTAGCAGTTTTTACCCGCACCTCGCGCATTACGCAGGCGGCAGTAATGCTGCAGTTGCAGGCCTTTATCAGCAATTTTCCAAAGAAAATATGCCGGGCTTATTTTCACATGAAATTCGCTTCCAAAATGGCCGCTTTTCTGCACGTCTTATGATGCCAGATGGCGCGCAAGATCCTTTTGCAGACATTATGGGCTTAACACAGTCGAGCGGGGAATTCGCTTCTATGTCGGCTGTACAAAAAGCGCAGTGGCTTGAATATAAAACATTACTGTCAGGGTATTTGCTATCGACCCAAGGGGAGCGTATGAGCTTATCACACGGCGTTGAAAACCGGTGCCCTTTTCTTGATCTTGCCGTTATTGACGTAGCGGCTGCAACCAACCTGAAGTTTGATAATGGCTTTCGGGAAAAGCGTTTACTGAGAGAGGCGTTTCGGGCTGATCTGCCAGCTGAGGTGGTGGATAAAAGGAAGTTTCCTTACCGTGCGCCCGATACCGAGGCCTTTATCGCTGAAAAGCCAGATTACCTGGACCTTGTTTTGTCAGATTCTGAACTTTCAAAACTACCGTTTATCAACAAGAAGTTCGCAGGCCTTTTGACGAAAAAATTGATAAATACTGCGCCGGAAAAAATTTCAACAAAAGAACACCAAACTTTCATGTTCTTGTTGGGTATTGCAATGACAAACCACTTTTTTGTGGAGCGCAGTGGGCGCGGTGCATCGGGTAAACTTGGTAATCTGCCGCCCTTGCAGAAGGTCGTTGATCTGCGGACTTAG
- a CDS encoding acyl carrier protein yields the protein MDNKIRTFMEEQFLIEFDETFPENSNLFMEGVLDSFGYVELCHFLEREYDIKFSEREMTSNVLVSLTQIQEAVALKVKEKDNASAVEGR from the coding sequence ATGGATAATAAAATTCGCACTTTTATGGAAGAACAATTCCTGATTGAGTTTGATGAAACGTTTCCTGAAAACAGTAACCTGTTTATGGAAGGTGTCCTGGATAGTTTTGGATATGTTGAATTGTGCCATTTTTTAGAGCGTGAATATGACATTAAATTCTCCGAACGCGAAATGACCAGCAATGTTCTTGTGAGCTTAACCCAAATACAGGAGGCGGTTGCGCTGAAGGTTAAGGAAAAAGATAACGCGTCTGCTGTGGAGGGGCGTTAA
- a CDS encoding phosphopantetheine-binding protein translates to MSTTDILNILISEIHECVPELIDQPITAETSMTEIGINSMERAEILIATLEAMDLTVPMTSLHGPKNLGELSELLHAKKSEG, encoded by the coding sequence GTGAGCACAACAGACATTTTAAATATTCTAATCTCTGAAATTCATGAATGTGTTCCAGAACTGATTGACCAGCCAATCACGGCAGAGACATCCATGACCGAGATTGGAATCAACTCAATGGAGCGAGCAGAGATACTTATAGCAACGCTGGAGGCTATGGACCTTACTGTTCCCATGACATCCCTTCACGGGCCTAAAAACCTTGGTGAGCTTTCCGAGTTATTGCATGCTAAAAAATCCGAAGGATAA
- a CDS encoding beta-ketoacyl synthase N-terminal-like domain-containing protein, which produces MLKNPKDKSPLAVIGIGVACGAGFGKEAFSDALYTAPNLFSYLSREGRETQEGHSPFIGVEIPEIQKTHLPARLERTLSLSARVAVSVVQEAWLEAGLDKYDPERIGVVVGGTALMAREQELAIAAYQDRTSFIPPRMGHIFLDTEIAAVLASTFPIRGVCETTNAASASGAAAILQAMRAIQEDRVDVCIAVGALQDISLMNLYTMRSMGAMGGASNTDCPEKACRPMSQNSDGFIYGESCAALVIERCNGTHSPYGFIAGGAAVPDGSRGPEPDSMGQQKAAQIALKQAGLTNKDIDYVNGHATGTPLGDKTEASTYQALGLDHAWINTTKSLIGHSLSAAGAIETAAVFLQMKYGKLHPCRNLDQPVDPGLKFTSTVPEQHAIKNALKFSFGFGGINTALVLTAAQ; this is translated from the coding sequence ATGCTAAAAAATCCGAAGGATAAAAGCCCGCTGGCAGTAATCGGTATTGGTGTTGCTTGTGGTGCAGGCTTTGGCAAAGAAGCGTTTAGTGATGCCCTCTATACAGCTCCCAATCTTTTTTCATATCTATCCCGCGAAGGCAGAGAGACACAAGAAGGCCACAGCCCTTTCATCGGCGTTGAAATACCAGAGATACAAAAAACTCATTTACCGGCTAGGCTTGAGCGCACATTATCCCTATCTGCCCGTGTTGCCGTGTCTGTTGTACAGGAAGCATGGCTTGAAGCCGGGCTTGATAAATATGACCCTGAGAGAATAGGTGTTGTTGTTGGCGGCACGGCCCTAATGGCGCGCGAGCAGGAACTTGCAATAGCTGCCTATCAAGACCGTACTTCCTTTATCCCCCCTCGAATGGGGCATATATTCCTCGACACCGAAATTGCGGCAGTTTTGGCATCAACCTTCCCTATTCGCGGTGTTTGTGAAACCACCAACGCTGCCTCAGCAAGTGGGGCCGCTGCTATCTTGCAAGCCATGCGGGCCATACAAGAGGACCGTGTTGATGTGTGTATTGCGGTTGGGGCACTGCAAGATATTTCCCTCATGAACCTTTATACAATGCGTTCAATGGGGGCGATGGGAGGCGCAAGTAATACAGACTGCCCCGAAAAGGCTTGTCGTCCAATGTCTCAGAACAGTGATGGTTTTATATACGGCGAATCTTGCGCGGCACTTGTTATAGAACGGTGCAATGGCACTCATAGCCCTTACGGGTTTATCGCTGGCGGCGCTGCCGTCCCTGATGGCAGCCGCGGGCCGGAGCCTGATAGCATGGGCCAACAAAAGGCCGCCCAAATTGCCCTAAAGCAAGCGGGCCTGACAAATAAAGATATCGACTATGTGAACGGACACGCAACCGGCACACCACTCGGTGATAAAACCGAAGCGAGTACATATCAGGCATTAGGCCTTGACCACGCGTGGATCAATACGACTAAATCTCTTATTGGTCATAGCTTGAGTGCTGCAGGGGCAATAGAGACCGCAGCCGTGTTCCTGCAAATGAAGTACGGCAAACTTCACCCGTGCCGTAACCTTGATCAACCCGTTGATCCAGGGTTAAAGTTTACTTCAACAGTTCCCGAACAGCATGCTATCAAAAATGCCTTGAAATTTTCCTTTGGGTTCGGCGGTATTAATACAGCACTCGTCTTAACAGCAGCACAATAA
- a CDS encoding acyltransferase domain-containing protein, with product MNANLVKEAQSIDIHSDNSVCLLFSGQGSQYRQMGRELYDHIPSFQNTMQLLDSVFQEEVGMSALADLYDDHHLKSDRYDKTLLTHPAIFMVQVSIAKTLMANGINVTAVLGSSLGEYIGAVVAGAVEAEDMMRAIVRSAMIIEENCEKGGMLSVLGPAGLYYDDAFIREQTTFAGKYMDALIVLAGQPQALKDVQGYLAKKEVISVMLPVSHAFHSAALDVCRESLAQVFSDFEVHPLKMKFYSSLKGGEVHSLSASHFGKVGRNPINCASALSSLLLANNYDTLVDVGPFGSLAGIIKKMPEAKSKACHVILSPFNSSFETTKGVLTALTGAQKII from the coding sequence ATGAATGCTAATTTAGTAAAAGAAGCTCAGTCTATAGATATTCATTCAGATAATAGCGTATGTTTGCTTTTTTCCGGGCAGGGTTCCCAGTACCGGCAAATGGGGCGTGAGCTATATGACCATATCCCTTCATTCCAAAATACTATGCAATTGCTCGATAGTGTTTTTCAGGAAGAAGTCGGTATGTCGGCCCTTGCTGATTTATACGACGACCACCACCTGAAAAGTGATCGGTATGACAAAACACTGCTAACACATCCGGCAATATTCATGGTGCAAGTATCTATTGCCAAAACCTTGATGGCCAACGGTATCAATGTGACAGCCGTTTTGGGGTCAAGTTTGGGGGAATATATCGGTGCAGTTGTGGCTGGTGCCGTAGAGGCAGAAGACATGATGCGTGCTATCGTGCGATCTGCCATGATAATTGAAGAAAATTGTGAAAAAGGTGGGATGCTATCAGTTTTGGGTCCAGCTGGGCTTTATTATGACGATGCTTTCATTAGAGAGCAGACCACATTTGCTGGCAAATATATGGATGCGTTGATAGTGCTTGCGGGGCAGCCGCAGGCACTCAAGGACGTTCAAGGGTATCTTGCCAAGAAAGAGGTGATTTCCGTAATGTTGCCCGTGTCACATGCGTTCCATAGTGCAGCACTTGATGTTTGCAGGGAATCTTTGGCACAGGTGTTTTCAGATTTTGAGGTTCATCCCCTGAAAATGAAATTTTATTCCTCCCTTAAAGGGGGCGAAGTACACAGCCTGTCTGCTTCACATTTTGGCAAAGTTGGGCGAAACCCCATTAACTGTGCTAGTGCTCTCTCAAGTCTTTTATTGGCAAATAATTATGATACGCTTGTTGATGTTGGTCCGTTTGGCTCTTTAGCGGGCATAATTAAAAAAATGCCTGAGGCTAAAAGTAAGGCATGCCATGTGATTTTGTCTCCCTTTAACAGTTCATTTGAGACGACTAAAGGTGTCCTGACTGCTCTTACCGGCGCTCAGAAAATCATTTAA